Proteins co-encoded in one Thamnophis elegans isolate rThaEle1 chromosome 1, rThaEle1.pri, whole genome shotgun sequence genomic window:
- the ADSS1 gene encoding LOW QUALITY PROTEIN: adenylosuccinate synthetase isozyme 1 (The sequence of the model RefSeq protein was modified relative to this genomic sequence to represent the inferred CDS: inserted 1 base in 1 codon; deleted 1 base in 1 codon): MDFKKYSVKYKRGKTLARQKKGIGPTYSSKAARTGLRICDLLSDFSEFSLRFKNLAHQYKSMFPSLEVDIEGQLKKLKGYAETIRPMVKDGVYFMYEALHGPPKKILVEGANAALLDIDFGTYPFVTSSNCTVGGVCTGLGIPPQYIGEVYGVVKAYTTRVGIGAFPTEQINEIGDLLQSRGHEWXVTTGRKRRCGWLDLVILRYAHMINGFTALALTKLDILDVLDEIKIGVAYRLDGKRIPYFPANQEILQKVEVEYETMPGWKTDTTNARKWEELPSKAQNYIRFVENHVGVSVKWVGVGKSRESMIQLF, encoded by the exons ATGGACTTCAAGAAGTACAGCGTCAAGTACAAGAGGGGAAAAA CATTGGCACGACAAAAAAAAGGAATTGGACCAACTTATTCTTCCAAAGCTGCACGGACAGGACTTCGGATCTGTGATCTTCTTTCAGACTTCAGTGAATTTTCATTAAG atttaaaaatcTGGCTCACCAGTACAAGTCAATGTTTCCTTCTTTAGAAGTTGACATAGAAGGACAACTAAAAAAACTGAAG GGATACGCTGAAACAATAAGACCAATGGTCAAAGATGGAGTTTATTTTATGTACGAAGCACTACACGGC CCTCCAAAGAAAATTCTGGTGGAGGGTGCCAATGCAGCACTGCTTGACATTGATTTTG GCACATATCCTTTTGTGACATCATCAAACTGCACCGTGGGTGGTGTATGCACTGGATTGGGCATTCCTCCTCAGTATATTGGAGAAGTTTACGGAGTAGTAAAAGCCTACACAACAAGAGTGGGAATTGGAGCCTTTCCAACTGAACAAATAAAT GAAATTGGAGACCTTTTACAGTCACGAGGTCATGAAT GTGTGACTACAGGCAGGAAAAGACGTTGCGGCTGGCTAGACCTTGTCATTTTGAGATACGCTCATATGATCAACGGCTTTACTGC tttggcaTTAACAAAACTTGATATTCTGGATGTCCTTGATGAAATCAAAATTGGTGTGGCTTACAGGCTGGATGGGAAAAGAATTCCATATTTTCCAG CTAATCAGGAAATATTACAAAAAGTGGAAGTTGAATATGAAACAATGCCAGGTTGGAAAACTGACACAACTAATGCCAGAAAATGGGAGGAACTTCCATCTAAGGCACAAAATTACATTAGATTTGTAGAAAACCATGTTGGTGTGTCAG ttaAATGGGTTGGAGTTGGAAAATCAAGAGAATCAATGATCCAGCTCTTTTAA